From one Luteolibacter sp. Y139 genomic stretch:
- a CDS encoding Calx-beta domain-containing protein: protein MNRCRMFLRVAAILCLSFLSLRADDLGVRFPLETRGGKWAGYEPVDENLNSNLQSILKHGDVIRVGRTQWLALNRKTGVSDLASRPAFPQAQESIACDADSGVFWTRPSGTPTTGPYFVRDWTSGEKLGELTLPTNVYPGYFDAHGMASINGQILYVTDSMGPNPRQATLASLGVSAGEIDVTGCENWLAISYRAPSNYRVVILNRATLQVMGNYVRGGTAVAMRGNLLAWKSGLVVSLFRLPDLTPISGVPVLSPTQYGAVDFRLVENGLWVHQELQTQEGSVFLHYDLSNLPAVRLRERVTPPGVMLPYWTKSVRWVAAEDYLGMIDDAETLWVWNRNVANTSYQPLLDLEASQEGHEGGSAQARLTISDPVSWPVQVTLKARSGSAMEGSDFAPWMQTVTIPAGETSALVDVPVLADTVLEPNEFFEVSIQQVSGALAQNDSAPLVIAGNGYNLEANPQKIAGGKAKWTGVLGSNGRVLVGMIQPEPLTTGVSPGMAIVDMETGNIIANPSGSSWPPNFYKIAFRENLVVVVADSGLVAYRTDTGASVGSWYLSSNSFIGMVDTTKVLVRASFSNGIELRRISDGALLASASLPSDATVAVSQDARDGSPSSIHAYAYGGGILERVKYNRIIEFDRNTLAATERAVWRSSDQDGGDYAKILNVWEDKVFLSVPHGLSVVNRTTGKPVWSRYTATSGLDDFGCVISGNAVALTNLFTGTVESSQTTYFVDLETGCDIERFGPLDLSPEGQWIGANALAYDGGWVLVSRNRSFRVVKTPDRPNVKIVAPAIADNEVTTLRVVPREGFAGTYPVRISEYAEITEDRPVKDRLLGLVPVDLNVDADGVDFTVAATRSAKGSETTFLRAAAPGRETLFSGARGVVVNSHVITIPSSAFTTGGPLRITRARAVAAGEGLLAVGYPLELMPDGIRAGLVDIYDREGGTFLRTIGAPAGAEGKRFGHALGVSGNKVIVGAPSEKGVGRTFAYDGTTGTLISELILRGKAAEFGGEIKANDKWIAVTASGSFAGSSQKSTGIVMVFDAVSLKPVFTKSTKGEGFGYAIGLSHDRLFVSAPGAKYQKMYSVGLIRAYSLPKGKQLGTIMARQPKALESFGAYLDASDSVLVIGGVHDPVSLSAALQVHSSASLGFLGYYSMPGDPFAYSIVKAHGDWIIGSEQAMRFFLADNPRPIASRGIVDPGGLTLPFPYFSRSNLAAYGDALYWADYAPKMLEMPEKPAAPSVAAAGRAPAVTEPVSPDANGDGVVNEIDMLIFHRGDTSLPARATLEQRGASGPVFRIVADDKIPANLDLWFEVSTDLSRWEPVLEWRHDDRGWRDAAGEKLTAGPDSLTESEIRATSGKVFFRTRATSR from the coding sequence ATGAATCGCTGCCGCATGTTCCTTCGCGTCGCTGCGATCCTTTGTCTTTCGTTCTTGTCCCTGCGTGCCGACGACCTGGGGGTGCGTTTCCCGCTTGAAACACGTGGCGGCAAGTGGGCCGGGTACGAGCCGGTGGATGAGAATCTGAACTCCAACCTGCAGAGCATCCTCAAGCACGGCGATGTGATCCGCGTCGGCAGAACCCAGTGGTTGGCATTGAATCGCAAGACGGGTGTTTCCGATCTCGCGTCGCGGCCGGCATTTCCACAGGCCCAGGAGTCGATCGCCTGTGATGCAGACAGTGGGGTCTTCTGGACGCGCCCGTCCGGGACACCCACGACCGGACCCTACTTCGTCCGCGACTGGACCAGCGGGGAGAAGCTCGGAGAGTTGACGCTGCCGACGAACGTGTATCCCGGCTATTTCGATGCCCACGGCATGGCCTCGATCAATGGCCAGATCCTGTATGTGACCGATTCGATGGGGCCGAATCCGCGGCAGGCGACGCTTGCATCGCTCGGGGTGAGCGCCGGCGAGATCGACGTCACGGGCTGCGAGAACTGGCTGGCGATCTCCTACCGCGCCCCCTCGAACTACAGGGTGGTGATTCTCAATCGTGCAACCTTGCAGGTGATGGGAAACTACGTTCGCGGCGGAACGGCGGTGGCGATGCGGGGCAACCTGCTCGCCTGGAAGTCAGGATTGGTCGTGTCCCTGTTCCGGCTTCCCGACCTGACTCCGATTTCCGGGGTGCCGGTGCTATCGCCGACCCAGTATGGAGCGGTCGACTTCCGCCTGGTCGAAAACGGCTTGTGGGTCCATCAGGAGCTTCAGACCCAGGAGGGCTCCGTCTTCCTCCACTACGATCTCTCGAACCTGCCGGCGGTGCGCCTGCGCGAGCGTGTCACGCCTCCCGGAGTGATGCTGCCCTATTGGACCAAGAGCGTGCGCTGGGTGGCGGCGGAGGACTACCTCGGCATGATCGACGATGCGGAAACGCTGTGGGTGTGGAATCGCAATGTGGCGAATACCAGCTATCAACCGCTGCTCGATTTGGAAGCATCGCAAGAAGGTCACGAGGGAGGGTCCGCCCAAGCCCGCCTGACGATCAGCGATCCGGTGAGCTGGCCGGTGCAGGTGACGCTCAAGGCCCGCAGCGGCTCTGCGATGGAAGGCTCGGATTTCGCACCGTGGATGCAGACGGTCACGATTCCCGCAGGCGAGACTTCCGCCTTGGTCGACGTGCCGGTTCTCGCCGATACGGTACTGGAGCCGAACGAATTTTTCGAAGTCTCCATCCAACAGGTCAGCGGTGCCCTTGCCCAGAATGACAGCGCGCCACTGGTGATCGCCGGCAATGGCTACAACCTCGAGGCCAATCCGCAGAAGATCGCAGGCGGCAAGGCGAAGTGGACGGGAGTCCTAGGTTCAAATGGCCGTGTTCTCGTTGGCATGATCCAGCCGGAGCCCCTCACCACCGGCGTGTCGCCGGGGATGGCGATCGTGGACATGGAGACGGGGAACATCATCGCCAATCCCAGTGGCAGCTCGTGGCCGCCCAACTTCTATAAGATCGCCTTCCGGGAGAATCTCGTCGTGGTGGTGGCCGATAGTGGTCTGGTGGCCTACCGCACCGACACCGGCGCCTCCGTAGGGTCGTGGTATCTATCGTCCAACAGCTTCATCGGCATGGTGGACACGACCAAGGTGCTGGTCAGGGCGAGCTTTTCGAATGGCATTGAACTCCGCCGGATCTCCGACGGGGCCTTGCTCGCGTCCGCGTCGCTGCCGAGCGATGCCACGGTGGCGGTCTCGCAGGATGCACGCGATGGGTCGCCGTCATCGATCCATGCCTACGCTTATGGCGGTGGAATCCTGGAGCGCGTGAAATACAACCGCATCATCGAGTTTGATCGCAACACGCTGGCCGCAACCGAGCGCGCCGTCTGGCGCTCCTCCGATCAGGACGGTGGCGACTATGCCAAGATCCTCAACGTGTGGGAGGACAAGGTCTTTCTCAGCGTGCCTCACGGCCTGTCCGTCGTGAATCGCACCACGGGCAAGCCCGTGTGGTCCCGCTACACGGCCACCAGTGGTCTCGATGACTTCGGATGCGTGATCAGTGGCAATGCGGTGGCTCTGACGAATCTGTTCACGGGCACCGTGGAATCCTCGCAGACGACCTATTTCGTGGACCTGGAAACCGGCTGCGACATCGAGAGATTCGGGCCACTGGACCTCAGCCCGGAGGGACAATGGATCGGTGCGAACGCCCTGGCCTATGACGGCGGTTGGGTGCTTGTTTCGCGCAACAGGAGCTTCCGCGTGGTGAAGACACCGGACCGGCCGAATGTGAAGATCGTCGCCCCGGCAATCGCCGACAACGAGGTCACGACCCTGCGCGTCGTGCCGCGCGAAGGATTTGCAGGCACGTATCCGGTGCGAATTTCCGAATATGCAGAGATCACCGAGGACCGCCCGGTGAAGGATCGCTTGCTCGGTCTGGTGCCGGTCGACTTGAACGTGGATGCCGATGGCGTTGACTTCACGGTAGCCGCCACGCGTTCGGCGAAGGGATCCGAGACCACATTCCTGCGCGCGGCGGCTCCGGGGCGCGAAACCTTGTTCTCCGGTGCGCGCGGCGTGGTCGTGAATTCCCACGTCATCACGATCCCCTCGAGCGCCTTCACCACCGGCGGGCCGCTCCGGATCACCCGCGCGCGTGCGGTGGCGGCGGGTGAGGGCCTGCTCGCTGTCGGCTATCCCCTTGAATTGATGCCGGACGGGATTCGCGCCGGACTGGTGGATATTTACGACCGCGAAGGTGGGACGTTTCTCAGAACCATCGGGGCTCCCGCAGGTGCGGAAGGGAAACGCTTCGGCCACGCGCTCGGGGTTTCGGGTAACAAGGTGATCGTGGGAGCTCCCAGCGAGAAGGGCGTGGGCCGGACCTTTGCTTACGATGGCACCACCGGGACGCTGATCAGCGAACTGATCCTCAGGGGCAAAGCCGCGGAGTTCGGTGGTGAGATCAAGGCGAACGACAAGTGGATTGCCGTCACGGCTTCGGGTTCATTCGCAGGCTCCAGCCAGAAGTCGACGGGGATCGTGATGGTCTTTGATGCGGTCTCGTTGAAGCCGGTCTTCACGAAGTCGACCAAGGGTGAAGGCTTCGGCTACGCGATCGGGTTGAGTCATGACCGGCTGTTCGTTTCCGCGCCGGGTGCGAAATACCAGAAGATGTACAGCGTCGGTTTGATCCGCGCCTATTCGCTGCCGAAGGGCAAGCAACTTGGCACGATCATGGCGCGGCAGCCGAAGGCGCTGGAAAGCTTCGGTGCGTATCTCGATGCGAGCGATTCGGTGCTGGTGATCGGCGGTGTCCACGATCCGGTGAGCCTCTCGGCTGCCTTGCAAGTTCACTCATCGGCGAGCCTGGGCTTCCTCGGCTATTATTCCATGCCCGGTGACCCATTCGCTTACTCGATCGTCAAAGCTCACGGTGACTGGATCATCGGTTCCGAACAGGCCATGCGCTTTTTCCTCGCGGACAATCCGCGACCGATTGCCAGCCGCGGGATTGTCGATCCCGGTGGACTCACCTTGCCGTTTCCCTACTTTTCCCGCTCCAATCTGGCTGCCTACGGTGACGCTCTCTACTGGGCTGACTATGCGCCCAAGATGCTGGAGATGCCTGAGAAGCCCGCTGCGCCATCGGTGGCGGCCGCTGGCCGGGCTCCGGCGGTCACGGAGCCGGTATCGCCGGATGCGAACGGCGACGGCGTGGTCAACGAGATCGACATGCTGATCTTCCATCGTGGGGATACCAGCCTGCCAGCCCGTGCGACACTGGAACAAAGGGGAGCAAGCGGTCCGGTCTTTCGTATCGTGGCCGACGACAAGATTCCCGCGAACCTGGACCTGTGGTTCGAGGTCTCGACCGATCTCAGCCGATGGGAACCTGTCCTCGAATGGCGGCACGACGATCGCGGTTGGCGGGATGCGGCGGGTGAGAAACTCACCGCGGGGCCGGATTCCCTGACGGAGTCGGAGATTCGCGCTACTTCGGGCAAGGTCTTCTTCCGGACGCGCGCGACGAGCCGGTGA
- a CDS encoding pyridoxal-phosphate-dependent aminotransferase family protein, translating to MPSPKLFSPGPIDVSPATFAAMSQTMIGHRGSEFEALYASLQPGLQAIFGTSRPVFLSTSSAWGVMEGALRNLARKKVLSLCCGAFSDKWLDVAKKCGYEADSVQVEWGQQIDPEVVRAKLSEGGFDTVTFIHSETSTGVLNDLAAISKVVKSFPDTMLIVDTVSSLSTVPVDMDANGIDVMLAGVQKALALPPGLCVFAVSEAGMERVKGTPNRGYYFDFVEFAKNAAANNTPSTPAISILYGLQYILGEIEKEGFANRIARHAKTNAMIHAWGAKRGFEHFAPEGFRSTALTCFKTPEGFDLSGFIKALKTKHNFLINGGYGKIKGTTFRISNMGNETEATMQELIDAMEDVLG from the coding sequence ATGCCTTCGCCTAAATTGTTCAGCCCCGGCCCGATCGACGTTTCGCCTGCGACCTTCGCGGCGATGTCCCAGACCATGATCGGTCACCGCGGCTCCGAGTTCGAAGCCCTCTACGCCTCGCTCCAGCCCGGCCTCCAGGCCATCTTCGGCACCTCCCGCCCGGTTTTCCTCTCCACCTCCTCCGCCTGGGGCGTGATGGAAGGTGCCCTGCGCAACCTGGCTCGCAAGAAGGTCCTCAGCCTCTGCTGCGGTGCCTTCTCGGACAAGTGGCTCGATGTCGCCAAGAAGTGCGGCTACGAGGCCGATTCCGTGCAGGTCGAGTGGGGCCAGCAGATCGACCCCGAGGTCGTCCGCGCCAAGCTTTCCGAAGGCGGCTTCGACACCGTCACCTTCATTCACAGCGAGACCTCGACCGGCGTGCTCAATGACCTAGCCGCGATCTCGAAGGTGGTGAAGTCCTTCCCGGACACGATGCTGATCGTGGACACCGTTTCGTCGCTCTCCACCGTGCCGGTGGACATGGATGCGAACGGCATCGACGTGATGCTCGCCGGCGTCCAGAAGGCGCTCGCCCTGCCGCCCGGCCTTTGCGTTTTCGCCGTGTCCGAAGCTGGCATGGAGCGCGTCAAGGGCACGCCGAACCGCGGCTACTACTTCGACTTCGTGGAGTTCGCCAAGAACGCCGCCGCGAACAACACGCCGTCCACGCCAGCGATCTCGATCCTTTACGGGCTTCAGTACATCCTCGGCGAGATCGAGAAGGAAGGCTTTGCCAACCGCATCGCCCGCCACGCGAAGACCAACGCGATGATCCACGCGTGGGGTGCCAAGCGCGGCTTCGAGCACTTCGCGCCGGAAGGCTTCCGCTCCACCGCTCTGACTTGCTTCAAGACGCCCGAGGGCTTCGACCTTTCCGGCTTCATCAAGGCGCTGAAAACGAAGCACAACTTCCTGATCAACGGCGGCTACGGCAAAATCAAGGGGACCACCTTCCGCATCTCCAACATGGGCAACGAAACCGAAGCCACCATGCAGGAGCTGATCGATGCGATGGAGGATGTGCTCGGCTGA
- a CDS encoding prenyltransferase/squalene oxidase repeat-containing protein: MMKSRRLSWVGRPLAAAVVVFMGSPAIAAPDAKAVAAIDRGLEYLGKEQKENGCWSTAEFPGMTALALQGFLLAPEAAKDHPETVKKGLGFLRASAKPDGGIYDKGMANYNTSIALSTLLHADDDADLARIEAARKFLVGAQKHEPDKDKKANDGGFGYEPEGRRSRPDLDNTVFAVESLALYRDKHKGEEPIGKEDLDWQAAIDFVSRCQNLTETNSATWASDEPAEKGGFTYTPDGSGENGSHSYGTMTYSGLLSLIHAKVGADDKRVKAAIDWLSRRYSVEENPGQGKQGLYYYYFVMAKTLTTAKIDKLKAGEKEVDWRTELAAKLISLQRADGSWANENGRWMEQDPVLATSYAVIALSMLAKE; this comes from the coding sequence ATGATGAAGTCCCGTCGTCTTTCTTGGGTGGGGCGGCCGTTGGCTGCCGCGGTGGTTGTTTTCATGGGGAGTCCTGCCATCGCTGCGCCGGATGCCAAGGCGGTGGCTGCGATTGATCGAGGGCTGGAGTATCTCGGGAAGGAGCAGAAGGAGAATGGCTGCTGGTCCACGGCGGAGTTTCCGGGGATGACCGCGCTGGCATTGCAGGGCTTCCTGCTCGCGCCGGAGGCGGCCAAGGATCATCCGGAGACGGTGAAGAAGGGGCTCGGCTTTCTCCGGGCCAGCGCCAAGCCGGATGGTGGCATCTACGACAAGGGGATGGCGAACTACAATACGTCGATCGCGCTTTCGACGCTGCTGCATGCGGATGACGATGCGGACCTTGCCCGGATCGAGGCGGCGCGGAAGTTTCTCGTGGGTGCCCAGAAGCACGAGCCCGACAAGGACAAGAAGGCCAATGACGGTGGGTTCGGCTACGAGCCGGAGGGGCGCCGGAGCCGGCCGGACTTGGACAATACGGTTTTCGCCGTAGAGTCGCTGGCGCTTTACCGCGACAAGCACAAGGGCGAGGAGCCGATCGGCAAGGAGGACCTCGACTGGCAGGCCGCGATTGATTTCGTGAGCCGTTGCCAGAACCTGACCGAAACGAATTCCGCCACGTGGGCGAGTGACGAGCCGGCGGAGAAGGGAGGCTTCACCTATACGCCGGATGGCAGCGGCGAGAATGGCTCCCACAGCTATGGAACGATGACCTATTCGGGGCTGCTGAGCCTGATCCACGCGAAGGTCGGTGCGGATGACAAGCGGGTGAAGGCGGCGATCGACTGGCTTTCCCGGCGCTACAGCGTCGAGGAGAACCCGGGGCAGGGGAAGCAGGGGCTTTATTACTACTACTTCGTGATGGCGAAGACGCTGACCACCGCGAAGATCGACAAGCTGAAGGCGGGCGAGAAGGAGGTGGATTGGCGCACCGAACTCGCGGCGAAGCTGATTTCGCTGCAGCGCGCGGATGGCTCGTGGGCGAACGAGAATGGCCGCTGGATGGAGCAGGATCCAGTGCTGGCGACCAGCTATGCGGTGATCGCGCTGAGCATGTTGGCGAAGGAGTAG